In Oscillatoria acuminata PCC 6304, a single window of DNA contains:
- the ltrA gene encoding group II intron reverse transcriptase/maturase: MTVAMNTVKTSLKTTETWNAIPWTKVQRKVFKLQKRIFQAAKSGQDAKARRLQKLLTSSYYARLLAVRKVTQDNQGKKTAGIDGVKSLKPKQRLELAKDLGKHSKAKALRRVWIPKPGRDEKRPLGIPIIRDRAEQALVKQALEPEWEARFEGTSYGFRPGRSAHDAIGRIYASINQGSYYVLDADITKCFDKINHEYLLSKLDCCLQHRRQIKQWLKAGVVDNGIFEDTESGTPQGGVISPLLANIALDGMARLIEELYPKRKGQKVKATLIRYADDFVVISPEIEIINQCKIALENWLKFVGLELKPEKTKICHTLREIEVNGEKVTPGFDFLGFTIRQYPVGKYKSGKTGGANSRLIGHKTHIKPSAKAIKAHSEALKGVIKNHKTAPQAALISRLNPIIRGWSNYYSGVVSMETFNQMDHNIWQQLRAWTVSRCGQANLEKLRKYFHKVTVKIGNGKERNEKWLFQAKDGLSLWKHSYTQITRHTLVKPEASPYDGNWSYWATRRGTSLEVPMRVAKLLKKHSGRCSRCGQYFAMEDLMEVDHIQPLSMGGKDEYRNLQLLHRHCHDKKTAEDMQNVKSYQ, encoded by the coding sequence ATGACAGTAGCAATGAATACGGTTAAAACGAGTTTAAAGACTACGGAAACATGGAACGCAATTCCTTGGACAAAAGTTCAAAGAAAAGTATTTAAGTTGCAAAAACGTATTTTCCAAGCGGCTAAATCGGGACAGGATGCCAAAGCAAGAAGGTTGCAAAAACTTCTAACTTCATCATACTACGCTAGGCTCTTAGCGGTCAGGAAAGTGACCCAAGATAACCAAGGCAAGAAGACGGCAGGGATAGATGGTGTAAAATCCTTAAAACCCAAACAACGTCTCGAACTTGCTAAGGACCTTGGTAAACACTCTAAAGCCAAAGCACTCAGAAGGGTTTGGATTCCCAAACCAGGACGTGATGAAAAGCGCCCATTGGGTATCCCAATCATTAGAGATAGAGCCGAGCAAGCCTTGGTTAAACAAGCCTTAGAACCCGAATGGGAAGCTAGGTTTGAAGGGACGAGCTATGGGTTTCGACCCGGACGCTCTGCTCACGACGCAATAGGTCGTATCTACGCATCCATAAATCAGGGCAGTTACTATGTCCTAGATGCAGATATAACCAAATGCTTCGACAAGATTAACCATGAATACCTACTGTCCAAATTAGATTGTTGTTTACAACACCGTCGCCAAATCAAACAATGGTTAAAGGCAGGGGTAGTGGATAATGGCATATTTGAGGATACTGAAAGCGGGACACCTCAAGGAGGGGTAATAAGTCCACTCCTGGCCAACATTGCATTGGATGGAATGGCCAGGTTAATCGAAGAACTGTATCCAAAAAGGAAAGGTCAGAAAGTCAAGGCCACCTTAATCAGATATGCTGATGATTTCGTAGTAATCTCACCAGAGATTGAAATCATCAATCAATGCAAGATAGCTTTGGAAAACTGGCTAAAGTTTGTAGGACTTGAGCTTAAACCTGAAAAGACCAAAATATGCCACACACTTAGAGAAATCGAAGTAAATGGAGAAAAGGTCACACCAGGATTTGATTTTCTCGGATTTACCATCAGGCAATATCCAGTAGGTAAATACAAGTCCGGGAAAACAGGAGGCGCAAACAGCAGACTAATCGGGCATAAAACCCATATCAAGCCAAGCGCCAAAGCAATCAAAGCCCACAGTGAAGCGCTAAAGGGTGTCATCAAAAATCATAAAACTGCACCCCAAGCGGCTCTGATAAGTAGACTAAACCCAATCATCAGAGGGTGGAGTAATTACTACTCAGGAGTAGTTTCAATGGAAACCTTCAACCAAATGGACCATAATATTTGGCAACAATTGAGGGCATGGACAGTATCAAGATGCGGTCAGGCAAACCTTGAAAAGCTGAGAAAATATTTCCATAAGGTCACGGTTAAAATCGGAAACGGAAAGGAAAGAAATGAGAAGTGGCTGTTTCAAGCAAAAGACGGATTAAGTCTCTGGAAACACTCCTATACTCAAATTACAAGGCATACATTGGTCAAGCCAGAAGCATCCCCGTATGACGGAAATTGGAGTTATTGGGCAACTAGAAGAGGAACCTCATTAGAAGTTCCAATGCGAGTAGCAAAATTGCTTAAAAAGCACTCAGGCCGATGTTCACGTTGCGGACAATATTTCGCAATGGAAGACTTGATGGAGGTTGACCACATCCAGCCACTCTCAATGGGAGGTAAAGATGAATACCGAAATCTACAGTTATTGCATCGGCACTGTCACGATAAAAAGACGGCTGAAGATATGCAGAACGTCAAGTCGTACCAATGA
- a CDS encoding nuclear transport factor 2 family protein: MNNAEKQELIDRYLAAYNAFDIDGMVALLSPDVRFENYTGGELTASTTGVEAFRQLAEQSKVLFSEREQHITKVTFREESVVAEIAYCGCLAVNIPDGPAAGTVLNLKGQSEFAFQGGKISQIIDRS; encoded by the coding sequence ATGAACAACGCTGAAAAACAAGAACTGATTGATCGCTATTTGGCAGCTTATAACGCCTTTGACATTGATGGCATGGTGGCGCTTCTATCCCCAGACGTTCGCTTTGAGAATTACACGGGCGGCGAGCTTACCGCCTCCACCACTGGCGTTGAAGCATTCAGGCAACTTGCAGAACAGTCCAAAGTCTTGTTCTCTGAGCGAGAGCAGCACATCACCAAAGTGACATTCAGGGAAGAGTCGGTAGTGGCCGAAATTGCCTATTGTGGCTGCCTTGCGGTAAACATACCTGATGGCCCTGCGGCAGGAACAGTCCTGAACCTCAAAGGTCAATCAGAATTTGCTTTCCAGGGTGGAAAAATCAGCCAGATCATTGATCGGAGCTAA
- a CDS encoding NB-ARC domain-containing protein, whose protein sequence is MDAKRWLKVNRSLLGETALLGVLAMLTVGAAPHWAMVGNFLAGMEANYLGALREQFRKHGEVLRNEDLAKAAGRTVRKTLEERIIPQFPKLGAGLQGLADRVEAYWLEQVQGINVFETLQEEQLYHLFSQAPEGFSNYEVLTADEWQELSEDLVAWGYGRGMLPGERAKYKEVVAALAGELAANFGKYLRQVLKDDPKAFAGMVLDLHGATLAKIEEIQQYLPKLAHREDVERVLSRLEENFLRQTRQLERMEGKIDRLAGGEGATAAPRSRLFNVPSLPLKFLPRSEEVEAIKAKLLGTESQTLVMTGVAQRVGVQGMGGIGKSVLAAAVARDEAVGERFPDGVLWVTLGQEPNVKARLVDCVAYFTGTPPYFEDLAQGKAALAQQLEGRACLLVLDDVWQMSHAEAFYGLGPRCQLLLTTRDGRLVRGLAAQGHEVGLLSEEQGLGLVALWAGEHREGLPPEAMEVVRECGYLPLAVAMAGAMVCGNGANRWRNVLEKLRSADLAQIAYEFPDYPHHDLLKVLQVSVDALPSDMATRYLDLAIFPEDTPIPEGVLEIFWGAIGLDALAVQDVVDCLVAKSLLLRDELGRLSLHDLQVDYVRQQAGDLTARQEQFFAAYGQRYPEGYHEATADEYFARYAIGHHLQVCPHHIPPLLLDFRWLQGKIERLGVGAVLADFEAVPEAVASRTLGLVGEAVRLSAHVVRQDTSQLAGQLLGRLLSFAQMTPPQPPSRYFWKRIPGIGQHLPQYPATPQRETFPSITQLLTEAQQWRGKPWIRPLFPNLTPPGGPLIRTLTGHGSGVSALAISPDGQRVVSGSDDNTLKVWNLATGQEERTLTGHRSVVNAVAISPDGQRVVSGSEDNTLKVWNLATGAEERTLTGHSGEVNAVAISPDGQRVVSGSNDNTLKVWNLATGEEERTLIGHRLLVNAVAISPDGQRVVSGSWDNTLKVWNLATGEEERTLTGHGDSVNAVAISPDGQRVVSGSWDNTLKVWNLATGEEERTLIGYGFWVSAVAISPDGQRVVSGSHDNTLKVWNLATGEEERTLIGHGSWVSAVAISPDGQRVVSGSGDNTLKVWNLAAGEEERTFTGHGSGVNAVAISPDGQRVVSGSDDNSLKVWNLATGEEERTLTGHGWSVSAVAISPDGQRVVSGSNDKTLKVWNLATGEEERTLIGHGSWVSALAISPDGQRVVSGSQDSTLKVWNLATGEEERTFTGHGSGVSALAISPDGQRVVSGCNDKTLKVWNLATGEEERTLTGHGWSLSAVAISPDGQRVVSGSEDKTLKVWNLATGEQMACFTADARLQCCAIAPDGVTMVAGDSFGRVHFLRLAGFPSL, encoded by the coding sequence ATGGATGCGAAGCGGTGGCTCAAGGTGAATCGAAGCCTATTGGGGGAAACGGCGCTGTTGGGGGTGCTGGCTATGCTGACGGTGGGTGCTGCGCCGCATTGGGCAATGGTGGGCAATTTTTTGGCAGGGATGGAGGCGAATTATTTAGGGGCGTTGAGGGAGCAGTTTCGCAAGCATGGGGAGGTGTTGCGGAATGAGGATTTAGCGAAGGCGGCGGGACGGACGGTGAGGAAAACTTTAGAGGAGCGCATTATCCCCCAGTTCCCGAAGTTGGGCGCGGGTTTGCAGGGGTTGGCGGATAGGGTGGAAGCCTATTGGTTGGAGCAGGTGCAGGGCATTAATGTGTTTGAAACCTTGCAGGAGGAGCAGCTTTATCACTTGTTTAGCCAAGCTCCGGAAGGGTTCAGCAACTACGAGGTTTTGACGGCGGACGAGTGGCAGGAGTTGAGTGAGGATTTGGTGGCGTGGGGCTATGGGCGGGGGATGTTGCCTGGGGAAAGGGCGAAGTATAAGGAGGTGGTGGCGGCGTTGGCGGGGGAGTTGGCGGCGAATTTTGGGAAGTATTTGCGTCAGGTGTTGAAGGATGACCCGAAAGCGTTTGCCGGGATGGTGTTGGATTTGCATGGGGCAACTTTGGCGAAGATTGAGGAAATTCAGCAGTATTTGCCGAAGTTGGCGCACCGGGAAGATGTGGAGCGGGTGCTGAGTCGCTTAGAGGAGAATTTCTTGCGCCAGACGCGACAGTTAGAGCGCATGGAAGGGAAGATTGACCGACTGGCAGGGGGAGAAGGGGCAACCGCTGCACCCCGTTCCCGGTTGTTTAATGTGCCGTCCTTGCCTCTGAAGTTTTTGCCCCGCTCAGAAGAAGTTGAGGCGATTAAAGCCAAGCTGCTGGGAACCGAGTCCCAAACTTTGGTGATGACGGGGGTGGCGCAGCGGGTGGGGGTGCAGGGGATGGGCGGCATTGGTAAGTCCGTGCTGGCGGCGGCGGTGGCGCGGGATGAGGCGGTGGGAGAACGGTTTCCCGATGGGGTGCTGTGGGTGACGTTGGGGCAAGAACCGAACGTGAAAGCGCGATTGGTGGACTGTGTGGCCTATTTTACCGGGACGCCCCCCTATTTTGAGGATTTGGCCCAGGGGAAAGCGGCACTGGCGCAACAGTTGGAGGGGCGCGCTTGTTTATTGGTGTTGGATGATGTTTGGCAGATGTCCCACGCCGAGGCGTTTTACGGGTTGGGCCCACGGTGTCAATTGTTGTTGACGACCCGGGATGGGAGGTTAGTGAGGGGGTTGGCGGCCCAAGGTCATGAGGTGGGGCTGTTGTCCGAGGAGCAGGGGTTAGGGTTGGTGGCGCTGTGGGCGGGGGAACACCGGGAAGGATTGCCACCGGAGGCGATGGAGGTGGTGCGGGAATGTGGCTATTTGCCTTTGGCGGTGGCAATGGCGGGGGCGATGGTTTGTGGGAACGGGGCAAACCGTTGGCGGAATGTGCTGGAAAAATTGCGATCGGCGGATTTAGCCCAGATTGCCTACGAGTTCCCGGATTATCCCCATCACGATTTGCTGAAAGTGCTGCAAGTGAGTGTGGATGCATTGCCGTCAGATATGGCGACTCGGTATCTGGATTTGGCGATTTTCCCCGAGGATACGCCGATTCCCGAGGGGGTGCTGGAAATTTTCTGGGGGGCGATCGGGCTGGATGCCTTGGCGGTGCAGGATGTGGTGGATTGTTTGGTGGCGAAGTCGTTGCTGTTGCGGGATGAGTTGGGGCGGCTGAGTCTGCACGATTTGCAGGTGGATTATGTGCGCCAACAGGCGGGGGATTTGACAGCGCGTCAGGAGCAGTTTTTCGCCGCTTATGGTCAACGCTATCCCGAAGGCTATCACGAGGCGACGGCGGATGAGTATTTTGCTCGCTATGCCATTGGTCACCATCTCCAAGTTTGCCCACACCACATCCCACCCCTGTTACTGGATTTTCGGTGGTTGCAGGGGAAGATAGAGCGCCTGGGGGTGGGGGCAGTGTTGGCGGATTTTGAGGCAGTTCCAGAAGCGGTAGCAAGTCGGACCCTGGGGTTGGTGGGGGAGGCGGTGCGCTTGTCCGCCCATGTGGTGCGGCAGGATACCAGCCAACTGGCGGGGCAACTTTTAGGGCGGTTGTTGTCTTTTGCGCAGATGACCCCCCCTCAACCTCCCTCTCGCTATTTCTGGAAGCGGATTCCGGGCATTGGTCAGCATTTACCTCAGTATCCGGCAACTCCTCAAAGGGAGACGTTCCCCTCCATCACCCAACTGCTGACTGAGGCGCAACAGTGGCGCGGAAAACCTTGGATTCGTCCTCTCTTCCCTAACCTCACCCCTCCTGGTGGGCCCTTAATCCGCACTCTCACCGGGCATGGTTCCGGGGTAAGTGCCCTTGCCATCAGCCCCGATGGGCAACGGGTGGTTTCCGGTTCAGACGATAACACCCTGAAAGTGTGGAATTTGGCTACAGGGCAGGAGGAACGCACTCTCACCGGGCATCGTAGCGTGGTAAATGCCGTGGCCATCAGCCCCGATGGGCAACGGGTGGTTTCTGGTTCAGAGGATAACACCCTGAAGGTCTGGAACTTGGCTACAGGGGCGGAGGAACGCACCCTCACAGGGCATAGTGGCGAGGTAAATGCCGTGGCCATCAGCCCCGATGGGCAACGGGTGGTTTCCGGTTCTAATGATAACACCCTGAAAGTGTGGAATTTGGCTACAGGGGAGGAGGAACGCACTCTCATCGGGCATCGTCTCTTGGTAAATGCCGTGGCCATCAGCCCCGATGGGCAACGGGTGGTTTCCGGTTCATGGGATAACACCCTGAAAGTGTGGAATTTGGCTACAGGGGAGGAGGAACGCACTCTCACCGGGCATGGTGACTCGGTAAATGCCGTGGCCATCAGCCCCGATGGGCAACGGGTGGTTTCCGGTTCATGGGATAACACCCTGAAAGTGTGGAATTTGGCTACAGGGGAGGAGGAACGCACTCTCATCGGGTATGGTTTCTGGGTAAGTGCTGTCGCCATCAGCCCCGATGGGCAACGGGTGGTTTCCGGTTCTCATGATAACACCCTGAAAGTGTGGAATTTAGCTACAGGGGAGGAGGAACGTACTCTCATCGGGCATGGTTCCTGGGTAAGTGCTGTCGCCATCAGCCCCGATGGGCAACGGGTGGTTTCTGGTTCAGGGGATAACACCCTGAAAGTGTGGAATTTGGCCGCAGGGGAGGAGGAACGCACTTTCACCGGGCATGGTTCCGGGGTAAATGCCGTGGCCATCAGCCCCGATGGGCAACGGGTGGTTTCCGGTTCAGACGATAACAGCCTGAAAGTGTGGAATTTGGCTACAGGGGAGGAGGAACGCACTCTCACCGGGCATGGGTGGTCGGTAAGTGCCGTCGCCATCAGCCCCGATGGGCAACGGGTGGTTTCCGGTTCTAATGATAAAACCCTGAAAGTGTGGAATTTAGCTACAGGGGAGGAGGAACGCACTCTCATCGGGCATGGTTCCTGGGTAAGTGCCCTCGCCATCAGCCCCGATGGGCAACGGGTGGTTTCTGGTTCACAGGATAGCACCCTGAAAGTGTGGAATTTGGCTACAGGGGAGGAGGAACGCACTTTCACCGGGCATGGTTCCGGGGTAAGTGCCCTCGCCATCAGCCCCGATGGGCAACGGGTGGTTTCCGGTTGTAATGATAAAACCCTGAAAGTGTGGAATTTGGCTACAGGGGAGGAGGAACGCACTCTCACCGGGCATGGGTGGTCGCTAAGTGCCGTCGCCATCAGCCCCGATGGGCAACGGGTGGTTTCTGGTTCAGAGGATAAAACCCTGAAAGTGTGGAATTTGGCTACAGGGGAGCAAATGGCTTGTTTTACGGCTGACGCTAGGTTACAATGCTGTGCCATTGCCCCCGATGGGGTGACGATGGTGGCGGGGGATAGTTTTGGACGGGTGCATTTCCTGCGGTTGGCAGGATTCCCGTCGCTGTGA
- a CDS encoding SDR family oxidoreductase: MSGKILENQVVLVTGSSSGIGAGIAVGMGNAGAKVVVNYRSSPEGAEKVVNEIKSKGGEAIAIQGDISKEEDVQKMFSQLCEHFGTIDILINNAGLQQDANLVDMTLAQWQKVIDVNLTGQFLCTREAVKEFMRRGLVKERSRAVGKIIFISSVHEVIPWAGHSNYAASKGGIKLFMQSIAQEVAHHKIRVNGIAPGAIKTPINEDAWDTPEDQAELLKLIPYKRIGVPEDIAKVAVWLASDESDYVHGETIFVDGGMTLYPAFAEGQG, from the coding sequence ATGAGTGGAAAAATTTTAGAAAATCAAGTGGTTTTGGTGACGGGTTCAAGTTCGGGAATTGGGGCCGGAATTGCGGTTGGAATGGGAAATGCGGGCGCGAAAGTGGTTGTGAACTATCGCAGCAGTCCGGAAGGGGCGGAAAAAGTCGTTAATGAAATTAAATCTAAGGGTGGAGAGGCGATCGCCATTCAAGGAGATATCAGCAAAGAAGAGGATGTACAAAAAATGTTCTCTCAGTTGTGTGAGCATTTTGGCACAATTGATATTCTAATCAATAATGCAGGACTTCAGCAAGACGCGAATCTGGTTGACATGACCCTCGCCCAATGGCAAAAAGTCATAGATGTCAACCTCACCGGACAATTTCTCTGTACCCGAGAAGCGGTGAAAGAATTTATGCGCCGGGGTCTCGTTAAAGAGCGATCGCGCGCTGTCGGTAAAATTATCTTTATCAGTTCCGTTCATGAAGTGATACCTTGGGCCGGTCACTCCAACTATGCCGCATCTAAAGGCGGAATCAAACTCTTTATGCAAAGTATCGCCCAGGAAGTTGCCCACCACAAAATCCGCGTGAATGGAATTGCTCCCGGTGCGATTAAAACTCCCATTAATGAAGATGCCTGGGACACCCCCGAAGACCAAGCCGAACTGCTCAAATTGATTCCCTACAAACGGATTGGCGTTCCCGAAGATATCGCCAAAGTCGCCGTCTGGTTAGCCTCGGATGAGTCAGACTATGTACATGGAGAAACCATCTTCGTCGATGGCGGTATGACATTATATCCCGCCTTTGCCGAAGGTCAAGGGTAA
- a CDS encoding bifunctional sterol desaturase/short chain dehydrogenase, translated as MLPIWIATVAWGLGSILWAELVRDLYHAFAHVWQPLYRLHVWHHRVFRPNLTPASEEIYQQAHWRNDVPEALVMLGFGLLWWLGAYLFLPHYHWVAGIGCLYTLCFLGSAIARGSGIPGADRLTDLTHQPGPFATPPSRWLVNRPYHWRHHFDNQNAYFCGTFTFIDKLMGTALSLKGKTVAVTGASGTLGRSLLLHLHEAGAKVIALTSGNEAIALTLESETLEVNTVTWQIGQENDLAALFEKVDILILNHGMNVHGDRTPEAIATSYQVNAFSSWRLMELFFTTVRTNQDIARKEVWVNTSEAESNPAFSPLYELTKRTLGDLVTLRRLDAPCIVRKLILGPFKSNLNPIGVMSADWVGKQIVKQAKADNRNIIVTINPLTFITFPLKELLNSVYFKLFSRPGVQGTQPSETNHPLP; from the coding sequence ATGCTCCCAATTTGGATTGCAACAGTAGCGTGGGGACTCGGTTCCATACTTTGGGCGGAACTGGTACGAGACTTGTACCATGCCTTTGCCCATGTTTGGCAACCTCTCTATCGCTTGCACGTTTGGCATCATCGCGTTTTTCGTCCGAATCTCACCCCAGCGAGTGAAGAGATTTATCAACAAGCGCATTGGCGCAATGACGTACCCGAGGCCCTCGTCATGCTAGGGTTTGGACTGTTGTGGTGGTTAGGGGCATATCTGTTTCTTCCCCATTACCATTGGGTTGCGGGGATTGGGTGTCTTTATACCCTCTGCTTTTTAGGCAGTGCGATCGCCCGGGGTTCGGGAATTCCAGGGGCTGATCGCCTAACGGATTTGACCCACCAACCGGGTCCTTTTGCCACGCCTCCCTCGCGATGGTTGGTGAATCGTCCTTACCACTGGCGACATCACTTTGATAACCAAAATGCTTACTTTTGCGGGACGTTTACTTTTATAGACAAACTTATGGGAACTGCACTTTCCCTCAAAGGCAAAACTGTAGCGGTGACTGGGGCCTCGGGAACCCTGGGGCGATCGCTGTTGTTGCATCTCCATGAAGCAGGGGCCAAAGTTATCGCCCTGACTTCGGGTAATGAGGCGATCGCCTTAACCCTAGAGTCAGAAACCCTAGAGGTGAATACTGTTACCTGGCAAATTGGTCAAGAAAATGATTTAGCTGCCTTATTTGAAAAGGTCGATATTCTCATCCTGAATCATGGCATGAATGTACATGGCGATCGCACCCCAGAGGCGATCGCAACTTCCTATCAAGTCAACGCCTTTTCCTCCTGGCGGTTGATGGAACTGTTTTTCACCACAGTTCGTACCAATCAAGACATCGCCCGCAAAGAAGTCTGGGTGAACACCTCCGAAGCAGAATCCAATCCCGCCTTTAGTCCCCTGTACGAACTAACCAAACGCACCCTGGGGGATTTAGTCACCTTGCGCCGTTTAGATGCACCTTGCATCGTTAGAAAATTAATTCTTGGCCCCTTTAAAAGCAATCTCAATCCCATTGGGGTCATGTCTGCCGATTGGGTTGGCAAACAAATCGTCAAACAAGCCAAAGCGGATAATCGGAACATCATCGTCACCATTAATCCCCTGACTTTTATTACCTTTCCGCTTAAAGAACTGTTGAACTCAGTTTACTTTAAACTGTTTAGCCGTCCCGGGGTTCAGGGAACCCAACCCTCCGAAACAAACCACCCCTTGCCCTAA
- a CDS encoding type I restriction endonuclease encodes MGFAEDVAKVAERVRKNADLVVGEQATKQQLILPFLHTLGYDIWDPSEVIPESIAAVATKTKAGHLNKVDYAIAINDTVVMVVEAKARNEKPEIHYGQLKSYFDATLSAKVGICTNGVEYRFFTDLRNQNLMDKEPFFIFNLFDYQPKDLESLKLFHRDNFDTFAIKLEAEEMVFVKGMAVLIGNLLKDPSDDLIRFLIGELTKLDGGYAIEGKITSKKVEQFKPIAKKAIQTCLLELMTRSLNQEMQQPIPSATLTTPSDSTLDDDNSGPDDPDSQIVTTEEELEAFEKLKAITATSTASNQFEINHKDTVSYFGINLGKTTWWFLRFYLTPKKKSFITRLPLEEIQPLAAGFEVQEVSASVGGAASRVVISDISDLDKLAPLLLKCYETEAAKH; translated from the coding sequence ATGGGATTCGCGGAAGATGTCGCCAAGGTTGCTGAACGAGTTCGCAAGAATGCCGATTTGGTTGTTGGAGAACAAGCCACAAAACAACAGCTTATTTTACCGTTCTTACATACCCTAGGATATGATATTTGGGACCCATCGGAGGTGATACCCGAATCGATCGCTGCTGTTGCCACCAAGACAAAAGCAGGGCACCTCAATAAAGTAGACTATGCGATCGCCATTAATGATACAGTCGTCATGGTGGTTGAAGCCAAAGCCCGCAACGAAAAACCAGAAATTCATTATGGACAGTTAAAAAGCTATTTTGATGCGACACTTTCCGCTAAAGTCGGCATTTGTACGAACGGGGTTGAATATCGATTTTTCACGGATCTCCGCAATCAAAATCTCATGGATAAAGAGCCATTTTTTATCTTTAACCTCTTTGACTATCAGCCAAAAGATTTAGAAAGTTTGAAGCTATTTCATCGAGATAACTTCGATACCTTTGCCATTAAACTCGAAGCCGAGGAAATGGTTTTTGTCAAAGGAATGGCTGTTTTAATCGGAAATCTTTTAAAAGACCCTTCAGACGATTTAATTCGCTTTCTAATTGGTGAGTTGACTAAACTCGATGGCGGCTATGCCATTGAAGGAAAAATAACGAGTAAAAAAGTTGAGCAGTTCAAACCGATCGCCAAAAAAGCAATTCAAACCTGTCTATTAGAATTGATGACGCGATCGCTCAATCAGGAAATGCAGCAACCTATTCCCTCGGCGACCCTAACGACCCCATCAGATTCCACACTGGACGATGATAACTCGGGACCAGATGATCCAGATTCACAAATTGTGACTACTGAAGAAGAACTAGAAGCCTTTGAAAAACTCAAAGCAATCACAGCCACTTCTACCGCTTCTAATCAATTTGAAATCAATCATAAAGATACAGTTTCCTACTTCGGCATCAATCTCGGTAAAACAACTTGGTGGTTCTTGCGCTTCTATCTAACCCCCAAGAAAAAGAGTTTTATTACCCGACTCCCCCTAGAGGAAATTCAACCCCTGGCTGCTGGGTTTGAAGTCCAGGAAGTCTCGGCATCTGTAGGAGGCGCAGCATCCCGAGTGGTTATTTCTGATATCAGTGACTTAGACAAACTTGCACCTTTGCTGCTTAAATGTTATGAAACTGAAGCAGCCAAACATTAA